A DNA window from Camelina sativa cultivar DH55 chromosome 13, Cs, whole genome shotgun sequence contains the following coding sequences:
- the LOC104735254 gene encoding mitochondrial fission 1 protein B: MDAAIGKVFGSVSDFLSGAASGSSDEFPLCDTDIISGCEKELAEAQKAQDEGRTKECIMRLSWALVHSKMPGDIQRGVAMIEASVVNDTSAMKLREKLYLLAVGYYRSGDYSRSRDCIERCLEVEPESGQAQTLKKAIEDRIVKDGVIGVGIAVTAVGLVAGIAAAFIRSG; the protein is encoded by the exons ATGGACGCGGCGATAGGGAAGGTTTTCGGTTCCGTCTCAGACTTCTTATCCGGCGCTGCCTCTGGTTCCTCCGATGAGTTCCCCTTGTGCGATACCGACATCATCTCC GGCTGTGAGAAAGAACTTGCGGAGGCTCAGAAAGCTCAAGACGAAGGACGTACGAAGGAATGCATCATGCGTCTTTCATGGGCTCTTGTTCATTCTAAGATGCCTGGTGATATACAGCGTGGCGTAGCTATGATTGAag CTTCGGTTGTTAATGATACAAGTGCAATGAAACTCAGGGAGAAGCTTTATCTCCTTGCTGTTGGTTACTATCGAAGCGGTGACTATTCAAGAAGCCGGGATTGTATAGAACGTTGTTTGGAG GTTGAACCGGAGTCCGGACAGGCTCAGACACTAAAAAAGGCTATAGAGGACCGCATTGTGAAAG ATGGTGTTATTGGCGTTGGAATTGCTGTTACTGCTGTAGGGCTTGTTGCTGGTATTGCTGCGGCCTTTATACGCTCAGGCTGA
- the LOC104735255 gene encoding annexin D8, which produces MATIVSPSHFSPVEDAENIKKACQGWGTDEKAIISILGHRNLFQRKLIRQAYQEIYHEDLIHQLKSELSGDFERAVCLWVLDPPERDALLANLALQKPIPDYKVLVEIACMRSPEDLLAARRAYRCLYKRSLEEDLASRTIGDIRKLLVALASAYKYDGEEIDEMLAQSEAGILHDEILGKAVEHEETIRVLSTRSNMQLSAIFNRYKDIYGRSITKDLLNHPTNEYLSALRAAIRCIKNPTRYYSKVLRNSINTVGTDEDALNRVIVTRAEKDLKKISELYLKRNDVSLDQAIAKETSGDYKSFLLALLGHGET; this is translated from the exons ATGGCCACCATTGTTTCTCCTTCACATTTCTCCCCTGTTGAAGATGCTGAAAACATCAAGAAGGCTTGTCAAG GATGGGGTACCGATGAAAAGGCCATCATATCCATCCTAGGACACCGGAATTTGTTCCAGAGGAAACTCATAAGACAAGCTTATCAGGAGATCTACCATGAGGATCTCATTCACCAGCTCAAATCTGAACTCTCTGGCGATTTTGAG AGAGCTGTTTGCTTGTGGGTCTTGGATCCTCCAGAGAGAGATGCTCTCTTGGCTAACTTGGCTCTTCAAAAGCCTATTCCTGACTACAAGGTTCTTGTCGAAATTGCCTGCATGAGATCCCCTGAAGATCTGTTAGCTGCTAGACGTGCTTACCGTTGCCTCTACAAGCGTTCTCTTGAGGAAGACTTGGCCTCCCGCACTATTGGCGACATCAGGAAA CTCTTGGTTGCACTGGCGTCTGCCTATAAATATGATGGAGAGGAAATTGATGAGATGCTGGCGCAGTCAGAGGCTGGGATTCTTCATGATGAAATCCTTGGTAAGGCTGTTGAACATGAAGAAACGATCAGGGTGTTAAGTACAAGGAGTAACATGCAGCTTAGCGCAATCTTCAATCGCTACAAGGATATATATGGCAGATCGATCACTAAG GATCTCCTCAATCACCCTACAAATGAGTACCTGAGTGCACTACGGGCAGCCATCAGGTGCATTAAAAACCCTACCCGGTATTACTCAAAG GTTTTGCGCAACTCAATCAATACAGTGGGGACTGATGAAGATGCTCTGAACCGTGTGATTGTCACACGAGCAGAAAAGGACCTGAAGAAGATCAGTGAGCTGTATCTCAAGCGGAACGATGTGAGTCTCGATCAAGCCATAGCAAAAGAGACATCAGGGGACTACAAGTCTTTTCTACTAGCCTTGCTAGGACATGGAGAAACTTAG